One genomic segment of Meiothermus sp. QL-1 includes these proteins:
- the bshA gene encoding N-acetyl-alpha-D-glucosaminyl L-malate synthase BshA, with the protein MKIAILCHASAGGSGVVATELALALAGLGHTVHVVATERPFRLTDERLSQMGLESNLLSTGQSPVGGLGRIFRASKDSVARWLGLLKKPLRAGSLHFHQVLSADYPLFREPLTPITAANSLAELIERHQIELVHAHYAIPHATSAILVREMGHPIKVVTTLHGTDVTLVGLEPAFAKTTQHAVRSSDAVTAVSQALAQDARTKLGVEREIEVIYNWVDPERFKPNRDPAYRARFAQPEEAIVLHVSNFRSVKRPLDALRVFAGIAERMPARMLMIGEGPLRQEAIELAHELEIAGRVQFLEFTPYVERFMSVADLLLLPSEQESFGLVALEAMASGVPVVASRVGGLPELVEEGRTGFLRPVGDIQGMLEASLEILTSRTRRRSMGELARERAVSHFRPEVVLPKYLEVYERTLELTSGVTSVGPGGF; encoded by the coding sequence ATGAAGATTGCCATTCTCTGCCACGCCAGCGCCGGAGGCTCGGGGGTGGTGGCCACCGAGCTCGCTCTGGCCCTAGCTGGACTGGGGCACACGGTGCACGTGGTGGCCACCGAGCGGCCGTTCCGGCTTACCGACGAAAGGCTGAGCCAGATGGGCCTAGAGAGCAACCTGCTCTCCACCGGTCAAAGCCCCGTGGGGGGGTTGGGCCGCATTTTCCGGGCTTCTAAGGATAGTGTGGCCCGCTGGCTGGGTCTGCTGAAAAAGCCCCTCCGCGCTGGTTCGCTGCATTTTCACCAGGTGCTCTCGGCCGACTATCCCCTTTTCCGCGAGCCGCTTACCCCCATTACCGCAGCCAACTCCCTGGCCGAGCTCATCGAGCGGCATCAAATCGAGCTGGTGCACGCCCACTACGCCATCCCCCACGCCACCAGCGCCATACTGGTGCGGGAGATGGGCCACCCCATCAAGGTGGTCACCACCCTGCACGGCACCGACGTAACCTTGGTGGGCCTGGAGCCGGCCTTTGCCAAGACCACCCAGCACGCGGTGCGCAGCTCTGATGCGGTCACCGCGGTCTCTCAGGCCCTAGCCCAGGACGCCCGGACCAAGCTGGGGGTGGAGCGCGAGATCGAGGTGATCTACAACTGGGTTGACCCCGAGCGCTTCAAGCCCAACCGCGACCCAGCCTATCGGGCCCGCTTCGCCCAGCCCGAGGAGGCGATTGTGCTCCATGTTTCCAACTTCCGCTCGGTCAAGCGGCCCCTGGATGCCCTGCGGGTCTTCGCCGGTATAGCCGAGCGGATGCCCGCCCGCATGTTGATGATTGGCGAGGGACCCTTGCGTCAGGAGGCCATCGAGCTGGCGCACGAGCTCGAGATTGCCGGGCGGGTGCAGTTCCTGGAGTTCACCCCCTACGTCGAGCGCTTCATGAGCGTGGCCGACCTGCTGCTTCTGCCTTCGGAGCAGGAGTCCTTTGGCCTGGTGGCGCTGGAGGCCATGGCCAGCGGGGTGCCGGTGGTGGCCAGCCGGGTAGGGGGGCTGCCGGAGCTGGTGGAGGAGGGCCGCACCGGCTTTTTGCGACCGGTGGGGGATATCCAGGGCATGCTCGAGGCCAGCCTGGAGATCCTCACCAGCCGTACCCGGCGGCGGAGCATGGGCGAGCTGGCCCGCGAGCGGGCGGTGAGCCACTTCCGCCCCGAGGTGGTGCTGCCTAAGTACCTGGAGGTCTATGAGAGGACCCTGGAGCTAACCTCGGGCGTTACGTCTGTAGGGCCTGGGGGCTTTTGA
- the gabT gene encoding 4-aminobutyrate--2-oxoglutarate transaminase, whose amino-acid sequence MTQTPSKNQALIERRHRVLPRGVSQVHPIVVERAQGGKIWDVDGKEYLDWYGGIGVQNVGHNHPRVVAAIEQQLKRYIHTCFPGVAYEPYIELAERLAATAPIEGEKKVFLVNTGVEATENAIKIARAYTNRPGVIAFRGSFHGRTLLGMTLTGRSSYRQNFGPFAPEVYHAPYPSEYHGIDTRKALDGLHEVFETQIQPERVAAIIIEPQLGEGGFIPAPKPFLKALRSLTQKYGIVFIDDEVQTGVGRTGKFWAIEHAGVEPDLLCFAKSIGGGLPIGGVLGKAQIMDAPALGGLGSTFGGNPLACAAALAVLEIFEQERLLEKAQRLGELLHQGFRKIQARFPQVVGDVRGLGPMIAMELVKDPESKAPHPQLTQRLLEIAREKGLLLFKAGMHSNVVRCLVPLVVSEAEVEQGLAILEASLEQALSEPGLRNP is encoded by the coding sequence ATGACCCAAACCCCGTCCAAGAACCAGGCCCTGATTGAGCGCCGGCACAGAGTGCTTCCCCGCGGGGTCTCGCAGGTACACCCCATCGTGGTCGAGCGGGCCCAAGGGGGAAAAATCTGGGACGTCGATGGGAAGGAGTACCTAGACTGGTACGGCGGAATCGGGGTGCAGAACGTAGGCCACAACCACCCCAGGGTGGTAGCGGCCATCGAGCAGCAGCTCAAGCGCTACATCCACACCTGCTTCCCTGGGGTGGCCTACGAGCCCTACATCGAGCTGGCCGAGCGGCTCGCGGCCACCGCCCCTATAGAGGGGGAGAAGAAGGTCTTTTTGGTCAACACCGGGGTCGAGGCCACCGAGAACGCCATCAAGATCGCCCGCGCCTATACCAACCGGCCGGGGGTCATCGCCTTCCGGGGCAGCTTCCACGGTCGCACCCTGCTGGGCATGACCCTCACCGGCAGGTCGAGTTACCGGCAGAACTTTGGCCCCTTTGCCCCCGAGGTCTACCACGCCCCTTACCCCAGCGAGTACCACGGCATAGACACTAGGAAGGCCCTCGACGGCCTGCACGAGGTCTTCGAGACCCAGATTCAACCCGAGCGGGTGGCAGCCATCATCATCGAGCCCCAGCTCGGGGAGGGAGGGTTCATACCCGCGCCCAAGCCCTTCCTCAAGGCCTTGCGCAGCCTCACCCAGAAGTACGGTATTGTCTTCATCGACGACGAGGTGCAGACCGGGGTGGGGCGCACCGGGAAGTTCTGGGCCATCGAGCACGCCGGGGTGGAGCCCGACCTTCTCTGCTTTGCCAAGAGCATAGGGGGTGGCCTGCCGATTGGCGGGGTGCTGGGCAAGGCCCAGATTATGGACGCTCCGGCCCTGGGCGGCCTGGGCAGCACCTTTGGCGGCAACCCCCTGGCCTGTGCCGCGGCCCTGGCGGTGCTGGAGATTTTCGAGCAGGAGCGGCTGCTAGAAAAAGCGCAGAGGCTTGGGGAGCTTCTACACCAGGGCTTCCGCAAAATTCAAGCCCGCTTCCCCCAGGTGGTGGGCGATGTGCGCGGCCTGGGGCCCATGATTGCCATGGAACTGGTTAAGGACCCTGAGAGCAAAGCCCCTCACCCCCAGCTCACCCAGCGGCTGCTGGAGATTGCGCGCGAGAAGGGGCTGCTGCTCTTCAAGGCGGGGATGCACAGCAACGTGGTCCGCTGCCTGGTGCCCTTGGTGGTGAGCGAGGCGGAGGTAGAGCAGGGGCTGGCCATCCTGGAGGCCAGCCTCGAGCAGGCCCTGAGCGAGCCGGGCTTGAGGAACCCTTAA
- a CDS encoding DUF4832 domain-containing protein: MLGRLGLLLLVFLAACSEPETGGGSVPVLPPMEGRVVTYTASDENFLNPERGLHVAFQLQEENDYRLVRSGGWFGLQASVVFAYVSLDQYRYGDIPQSYLNHLRGRLENARQGGVKLILRHYYAFPGKSSRLEDAPLERMLRHIEQLRPLWAEYEDIIWAMQAGFIGYWGEWHSSSHGLDRPESKDRLVRALLQALPKSIPLQLRYLEDIERLFPQPLPPAQAFSGGDQARVGHHNDCFLAGENDAGTYSWNQWDRQKAYLEKITRFVPVAGETCEVNLGHPRQSCSVALAELRRFNWQVLSGTWHQEVLDRWKREGCYDQIVRRLGYRFRLVRAILPERLSRGSRFRVGLEIANDGFANPIRPRPVRLVLRHSQSGQTLFFNIPSDPRTWAPDATQAVLLEATLPSSAPTGAYEAFLHLPDPAPGLERRPEYAIRLANQGVWEASTGYNRLLHTIQVH, from the coding sequence GTGCTGGGGCGCCTGGGTCTTTTGCTTTTGGTTTTTCTCGCCGCCTGCAGCGAACCGGAAACGGGGGGGGGCAGCGTACCGGTGCTGCCCCCCATGGAAGGCCGGGTGGTCACCTATACCGCCAGCGACGAGAACTTCCTCAACCCCGAGCGGGGCCTCCACGTGGCCTTCCAGCTCCAGGAGGAAAACGACTACCGCTTGGTGCGCTCCGGGGGTTGGTTTGGCCTACAGGCCAGCGTGGTCTTCGCCTACGTGAGCCTCGACCAGTACCGCTACGGCGACATCCCCCAAAGCTACCTGAACCACCTGCGAGGCCGGCTGGAGAACGCCCGGCAGGGCGGGGTCAAGCTCATTCTGCGCCATTACTACGCCTTCCCGGGCAAGTCCAGCCGGCTTGAGGATGCCCCGCTCGAGCGCATGCTGCGCCACATCGAGCAGCTTAGACCCCTTTGGGCTGAGTACGAGGACATCATCTGGGCCATGCAGGCTGGGTTCATCGGCTATTGGGGGGAGTGGCACAGCTCGAGCCACGGCCTGGACCGGCCCGAAAGCAAGGACCGGCTGGTACGAGCCCTGCTCCAGGCCCTGCCCAAAAGCATCCCCTTGCAGCTTCGCTACCTGGAGGACATCGAGCGGCTCTTCCCCCAGCCCCTGCCCCCCGCCCAGGCCTTCAGCGGCGGCGACCAGGCCAGGGTGGGGCACCACAACGACTGCTTTCTGGCCGGCGAAAACGATGCCGGCACCTATAGCTGGAACCAGTGGGACCGGCAAAAGGCCTACCTGGAAAAAATCACCCGCTTCGTGCCGGTGGCGGGCGAGACCTGCGAGGTCAACCTGGGCCACCCCCGCCAGAGCTGCAGCGTGGCGTTGGCCGAGCTGCGGCGGTTCAACTGGCAGGTGCTGAGCGGCACCTGGCACCAGGAGGTGCTGGACCGCTGGAAGCGGGAGGGCTGCTACGACCAGATCGTCCGCCGGCTGGGCTACCGCTTCCGGCTGGTGCGGGCCATCCTGCCCGAAAGGCTCAGCCGGGGCAGCCGCTTCCGGGTGGGGCTGGAGATCGCCAACGACGGCTTTGCCAACCCCATCCGGCCCCGCCCGGTGCGGCTGGTGCTGCGGCATAGCCAAAGCGGCCAGACGCTTTTTTTCAACATCCCCTCCGACCCCCGCACCTGGGCGCCGGACGCCACCCAGGCGGTGCTGCTGGAGGCCACCCTACCCAGCAGCGCCCCGACCGGGGCGTACGAGGCCTTCCTGCACCTGCCCGACCCCGCGCCAGGCCTGGAGCGGCGCCCCGAGTACGCCATTCGGCTGGCCAACCAGGGGGTCTGGGAGGCCTCCACCGGCTACAACCGCCTTTTGCACACCATCCAGGTGCACTAG
- a CDS encoding NUDIX hydrolase — MRRDLLVVAAILMDRHGRVLLVANDWSRRGRVRYTLPGGMVEAGETLLAAVEREVREETGLRVKAIQHLAYLVQVEDARKHERTLAVAFRADYEGLLNPKDPDGHIVEARFFTAEEVAVKLDEHRPLLEPLMDYLRGERGRYYAYSGWGGEGVRV, encoded by the coding sequence CTGCGGCGCGACTTGCTGGTGGTTGCGGCCATTCTGATGGACCGCCACGGACGGGTTCTGCTGGTGGCCAACGATTGGAGCCGGCGGGGCAGGGTGCGCTACACCCTGCCCGGGGGCATGGTGGAGGCAGGGGAGACCCTGCTGGCGGCGGTCGAGCGCGAGGTGCGGGAGGAAACGGGGCTGCGGGTAAAGGCCATCCAGCACCTGGCCTATTTGGTACAGGTGGAGGATGCCCGCAAGCACGAGCGCACCCTGGCGGTGGCTTTCCGCGCCGACTACGAGGGGCTTCTAAACCCCAAGGACCCCGACGGTCACATCGTGGAGGCCCGCTTCTTCACCGCCGAGGAGGTGGCGGTCAAGCTGGACGAGCACCGCCCCCTGCTCGAGCCCCTGATGGACTACCTGCGGGGGGAGCGGGGTCGCTACTACGCCTACTCAGGCTGGGGGGGGGAGGGGGTGCGGGTCTAG
- a CDS encoding phosphodiester glycosidase family protein: MERVLLGVAFALLVACAQVGGPVRYLPAERFGLEVLREGEALTFRKDGLRFTYVAGLGWAPPLEAGLPPPDEDRLPLEVVRAVGLVMVPEAPVRYSADERRLRLVLDLPGEAPALPTAELSPYPGRLALELPYFLPGLEAVRAGGVGLWARYEPQGTRLVLEAPPGRFYRYRSFLLSNPSRYVLDLYYLEPEREEEVQPGFRYRELWAWTPEPVRMYWLEAAPGRWRLEPVGRPGERRLLPEMAPGALALLNGGYFDGRTATPIGLWVRDGVPLSLPYGRSALFWEENNVFAGRPSFSAWVELPDGRRVRVGLNLARARYTAHTLPGRVGQVGEGVHLVQGDRVVATLPAPAELPEGLWALSFPSEAPLVRTGDALRLGVQLEPPVRFALEAGPLLLQGGVNVFSPSAEPFRDRAPVEAVAAQAAVAWTVEGGLWLIVTEPMRPEGLARALKERGFWGAIRMDGGGSAQLWVRGELKNRGLLGPRPVVSGLALFSRP, translated from the coding sequence ATGGAGCGCGTTTTGCTAGGGGTTGCCTTTGCCCTTCTGGTGGCCTGTGCCCAGGTGGGGGGGCCGGTCCGCTACCTGCCGGCGGAGAGGTTTGGCCTCGAGGTGCTGCGGGAAGGGGAGGCGCTCACCTTTCGCAAGGACGGGCTGCGCTTCACCTATGTGGCGGGCCTGGGCTGGGCCCCGCCGCTGGAGGCGGGCCTACCTCCTCCCGACGAGGACCGGCTGCCTCTAGAGGTGGTGCGGGCGGTGGGGCTGGTGATGGTGCCCGAGGCCCCGGTGCGCTACTCGGCCGACGAGCGCCGGCTGCGGCTGGTGCTCGACCTACCCGGGGAGGCCCCGGCCCTGCCCACCGCGGAGCTCAGCCCCTACCCGGGCCGCCTGGCCCTGGAGCTGCCCTACTTTCTGCCGGGGCTGGAGGCGGTGCGGGCGGGGGGGGTGGGTCTTTGGGCCCGTTACGAGCCGCAGGGGACCCGCCTGGTGCTGGAGGCCCCGCCGGGCCGTTTCTACCGCTATCGCAGCTTCCTGCTGTCCAATCCCAGCCGCTATGTGCTGGACCTGTACTACCTCGAGCCCGAACGGGAGGAGGAGGTGCAGCCGGGCTTCCGCTACCGCGAGCTGTGGGCCTGGACGCCGGAGCCGGTGCGGATGTACTGGCTCGAGGCCGCGCCGGGGCGCTGGCGCCTGGAGCCGGTGGGCCGCCCTGGCGAGCGCCGGCTGCTGCCCGAGATGGCCCCCGGGGCGCTGGCCCTTCTGAACGGGGGCTACTTCGACGGGCGCACCGCCACCCCCATAGGCCTCTGGGTGCGGGACGGGGTGCCCCTCAGCCTGCCCTATGGGCGGAGCGCGCTTTTCTGGGAGGAGAACAACGTTTTCGCTGGCCGCCCGAGCTTCTCGGCCTGGGTGGAGCTTCCCGACGGGCGAAGGGTGCGGGTGGGGCTCAACCTGGCCCGGGCCCGCTACACCGCCCACACCCTGCCGGGCCGGGTGGGCCAGGTGGGGGAGGGTGTCCACCTGGTCCAGGGGGACCGGGTGGTGGCCACCCTGCCCGCCCCGGCCGAGCTGCCCGAGGGCCTTTGGGCCCTGAGCTTCCCCTCCGAGGCCCCCCTGGTGCGCACCGGGGATGCCCTGAGGCTTGGGGTGCAGCTCGAGCCCCCCGTGCGCTTTGCCCTGGAGGCGGGCCCGCTGCTCTTGCAGGGCGGGGTGAACGTCTTTAGTCCCAGCGCCGAGCCCTTCCGCGACCGCGCCCCGGTGGAGGCAGTGGCGGCCCAGGCCGCGGTGGCCTGGACGGTGGAGGGAGGGCTCTGGCTCATCGTGACCGAGCCCATGCGCCCCGAGGGACTGGCCCGGGCCCTGAAAGAAAGGGGCTTCTGGGGAGCCATCCGCATGGACGGGGGGGGGTCGGCCCAGCTCTGGGTGCGGGGCGAGCTGAAGAACCGGGGCCTTTTGGGGCCGCGCCCGGTGGTGAGCGGGCTGGCCTTGTTCTCCAGGCCCTAA
- a CDS encoding DUF4832 domain-containing protein — MSRFAAVSLRLLLPLLALLAACGTQTQEETGPSAGSSPSPLSGRTVTYTPSNEIFPNPERGFRPGRQMGQSIGSTSMAGIDIEGMRAQGYTLFQGYISLQNYQHSDIPGWYLDELDRRFERVRNAGLKVTPRFWYTWGGTTTADRSRIFRHIEQLAPLLRKNADVIAAFQAGFVGPWGEWHDYANLSNDDLRAIVYRLAEVLPQNRKIQLRYVHTLRLFVPQGFSEAQAFDPNHIASRLGHHNDCFMVNQSDAGTYAWDNPQRDIDRNYLQSMTRYMPVGGEMCGDVPEAGYDPYDRRSPQGQLAELARFNWSFIANDFGNIDRWRQWGIYGTIESRLGYRLALVESVVPEVAEGRRLRARITLRNEGWAAPFNPRPVRLVLRNTQGGQVYSLNLEADVRRWYAGTTQTLQIDQPLSGVPAGSYELLLHLPDPAPSLERRPEYAIRLANQGVWEASTGYNRLNQTIRVP; from the coding sequence GTGAGCAGGTTTGCAGCTGTCTCCCTTCGGTTGCTTCTACCTCTTTTGGCGCTGTTGGCGGCTTGCGGTACCCAGACCCAGGAAGAAACCGGCCCCTCTGCCGGCTCGAGCCCCTCGCCTTTGAGCGGTAGGACGGTCACCTATACCCCGAGCAACGAAATCTTCCCAAACCCCGAGCGGGGCTTCCGGCCCGGGCGGCAGATGGGGCAGAGCATCGGCTCTACCAGTATGGCCGGGATCGATATCGAGGGGATGCGCGCGCAGGGCTACACCCTGTTCCAGGGCTACATCTCCTTGCAGAACTACCAGCACTCGGACATCCCGGGCTGGTACCTCGATGAACTCGACCGCCGCTTCGAGCGGGTGCGAAACGCCGGGTTGAAGGTTACCCCCCGTTTCTGGTACACCTGGGGCGGCACCACCACCGCGGACCGGAGCCGCATCTTCCGCCACATCGAGCAGCTTGCTCCGCTTCTCAGGAAGAATGCCGACGTGATTGCGGCTTTTCAGGCCGGTTTTGTAGGCCCCTGGGGCGAGTGGCACGACTATGCCAACCTCTCCAACGACGACCTCAGGGCCATCGTCTACCGGCTGGCCGAGGTTTTGCCGCAGAACCGCAAAATCCAGCTGCGCTATGTCCACACCCTGCGCCTCTTCGTGCCCCAGGGCTTTAGCGAGGCCCAGGCCTTCGACCCGAACCACATCGCCTCCCGCCTGGGGCACCACAACGACTGCTTCATGGTGAACCAGTCGGACGCCGGGACCTACGCCTGGGACAACCCCCAGCGGGACATCGACCGCAACTACCTCCAGTCCATGACCCGCTACATGCCGGTGGGCGGGGAGATGTGCGGGGACGTGCCCGAGGCCGGCTACGACCCCTACGACCGCCGCAGCCCCCAGGGGCAGCTCGCCGAGCTGGCCCGCTTCAACTGGAGCTTCATCGCCAACGACTTCGGCAACATCGACCGTTGGCGGCAGTGGGGCATCTACGGCACCATCGAGAGCCGGCTAGGCTACCGGCTTGCCCTGGTGGAGTCGGTGGTGCCCGAGGTGGCCGAGGGCCGGCGGCTCAGGGCGCGCATCACCCTTCGCAACGAGGGCTGGGCTGCGCCCTTCAACCCCCGCCCGGTGCGGCTGGTGCTGAGGAACACCCAGGGGGGGCAGGTCTACAGCCTGAACCTGGAGGCTGATGTGCGCCGCTGGTATGCGGGCACCACCCAGACCCTGCAGATAGACCAGCCCCTTTCGGGGGTACCCGCGGGCAGCTACGAGCTTCTGCTGCACCTGCCCGACCCCGCGCCAAGCCTAGAGCGGCGCCCCGAGTACGCCATCCGGCTGGCCAACCAGGGGGTCTGGGAGGCCTCCACCGGCTACAACCGGCTCAACCAGACCATCCGCGTGCCCTAG
- the prfA gene encoding peptide chain release factor 1, protein MLEKLDSLEKEYQALEQQLADPAVLANPSQYQRVSKRYAEMGHLVATIRAYKEALSQREQARELLSDPELSEMARADLEALEPRIQALEGELELLLLPKDPLDEKNAIVEVRAGTGGEEAALFAAELRDMLMEYARRGGYRVEVLESSLTDLGGVSKVVFGVEGPGAYGYLKYEAGVHRVQRVPATETQGRIHTSTATVAVMPEAEEVDVALDPADLEITVSRASGPGGQGVNTTDSAVQVLHKPTGIIVSCMESRSQIKNRERALAILRSRLLEMKRAEEAAKRRESRLAQIGAGERSEKIRTYNFPQSRVTDHRIGFTTHDLEGVLSGDLSKLHEALRRADQERQLEALSGNRPA, encoded by the coding sequence ATGCTGGAGAAGCTCGATTCTTTGGAAAAGGAGTACCAGGCACTAGAGCAGCAGCTAGCGGACCCGGCGGTGCTGGCCAACCCTTCGCAGTACCAGCGCGTGAGCAAGCGCTACGCCGAGATGGGCCATCTGGTGGCCACCATTCGCGCCTACAAGGAGGCCCTCTCCCAGCGGGAACAGGCCCGCGAGCTGCTTTCCGACCCGGAGCTTTCCGAGATGGCCCGAGCCGACCTCGAGGCCCTGGAACCGCGCATTCAGGCTTTGGAGGGTGAGCTCGAGCTCCTGCTTCTGCCCAAAGACCCTTTGGACGAGAAGAACGCCATCGTGGAGGTGCGGGCCGGTACCGGCGGGGAAGAGGCCGCGCTGTTTGCTGCCGAGCTGCGGGATATGCTCATGGAATACGCCCGGCGGGGAGGCTACCGGGTGGAGGTGCTGGAGAGCTCCCTCACCGACCTGGGGGGGGTCTCCAAGGTGGTCTTCGGGGTGGAGGGCCCCGGGGCCTACGGCTACCTGAAGTACGAGGCCGGGGTGCACCGGGTGCAGCGGGTGCCGGCCACCGAAACCCAGGGCCGCATCCACACCTCCACCGCCACCGTGGCGGTGATGCCCGAGGCCGAGGAGGTGGATGTGGCCCTTGACCCAGCCGACCTGGAGATTACCGTCTCGCGGGCCTCGGGGCCAGGAGGGCAGGGGGTCAACACCACCGACTCGGCGGTGCAGGTTCTGCACAAGCCCACCGGAATCATCGTCTCTTGCATGGAGTCGCGCAGCCAGATCAAGAACCGGGAAAGGGCCCTGGCCATCCTGCGCTCCCGGCTTTTGGAGATGAAGCGGGCCGAGGAGGCGGCCAAGCGGCGGGAGAGCCGCCTGGCCCAGATCGGCGCGGGCGAGCGCAGCGAGAAGATCCGCACCTACAACTTTCCCCAGTCCCGCGTCACCGACCACCGCATCGGCTTCACCACGCACGACCTGGAAGGGGTGCTCTCGGGTGACCTTTCCAAGCTGCACGAGGCCTTGCGCAGGGCCGATCAGGAGCGGCAGCTCGAGGCCCTATCGGGAAACCGGCCTGCCTAG
- a CDS encoding glycosyltransferase family 4 protein, translated as MRLYRIGLFTDAYLPGPNGVATSVYLLKRELRRMGHEAWVLAPEMPEADPREEWVVRVPSVPYPFFENQRLAMPSSRYLPTEFEIFHTHTPLFIGIWGARLAYRHRLPHVSTFHTHLEKYAHYIPGVATLNRYVGIMQKVCQAFYNRADVVIAPTEPVKRLAESYEIEREIRVIPTGIDTDLLEAAPDPDPPWPSGKRRLLHVGRLGKEKSVDVVIRALAEIRQRADAHLALVGMGPEQEELLRLARGLGVEEHLTFVGAVPYEKIGGYYRLAEVFLFASETETQGLVLWEAQAVGLPVVAVGAAGTLQGVDDGKSGYLVPPGDHRAMAERALRLLEDEALRRRMSEGARRFADQRTAKRVAEQIVAVYDEATRLVEFEPRRLIFPFPRFPQGGLSPR; from the coding sequence GTGCGCCTATATCGTATCGGCCTGTTTACCGACGCGTATCTGCCGGGGCCAAACGGGGTTGCCACCAGCGTATACCTGCTCAAGCGCGAGCTGCGGCGCATGGGGCACGAGGCCTGGGTGCTGGCCCCTGAGATGCCCGAGGCCGATCCACGGGAGGAGTGGGTGGTGCGGGTGCCCAGCGTGCCCTACCCCTTCTTTGAAAACCAGCGCCTGGCCATGCCCAGCAGCCGCTACCTGCCCACCGAGTTCGAGATTTTCCACACCCATACCCCGCTTTTCATCGGCATCTGGGGGGCCCGGCTGGCCTACCGACACCGCCTGCCCCACGTTTCCACCTTTCACACCCACCTGGAGAAGTACGCCCACTACATCCCCGGGGTGGCCACCCTGAACCGCTACGTGGGCATCATGCAAAAGGTCTGCCAGGCCTTTTACAACCGGGCCGATGTGGTCATCGCCCCCACCGAACCGGTGAAGCGCCTGGCCGAGAGCTACGAGATTGAGCGGGAGATCCGGGTGATCCCCACCGGCATCGACACCGACCTCCTGGAAGCAGCCCCCGACCCAGACCCCCCCTGGCCTTCGGGCAAGCGCCGCCTGCTGCACGTGGGGCGGCTGGGCAAGGAGAAGAGCGTGGACGTGGTGATCCGGGCCCTGGCCGAGATACGCCAGCGGGCGGACGCTCATCTGGCCCTGGTGGGCATGGGGCCCGAGCAGGAGGAGCTCCTCCGGCTGGCCCGGGGGCTTGGGGTGGAGGAGCACCTGACCTTCGTGGGCGCGGTGCCCTACGAGAAGATTGGCGGCTACTACCGTTTGGCCGAGGTGTTCCTCTTCGCCAGCGAGACCGAGACCCAGGGGCTGGTGCTCTGGGAGGCGCAGGCGGTGGGCCTGCCGGTGGTGGCGGTGGGGGCCGCAGGGACCCTGCAGGGCGTGGACGACGGCAAAAGCGGCTACCTGGTTCCCCCCGGCGACCACCGGGCGATGGCCGAGCGGGCCCTAAGGCTCCTGGAGGATGAGGCCCTGCGCCGGCGGATGTCCGAGGGGGCCCGCCGTTTTGCCGACCAGCGCACGGCCAAGCGGGTGGCCGAGCAGATTGTGGCCGTTTACGACGAGGCCACCCGCCTGGTGGAATTCGAGCCCCGCCGCCTCATTTTCCCTTTCCCTCGCTTTCCCCAGGGCGGTCTTAGCCCTAGGTAG